One window from the genome of Gadus morhua chromosome 16, gadMor3.0, whole genome shotgun sequence encodes:
- the c18h3orf33 gene encoding protein C3orf33 homolog isoform X2 produces MPGTESRADRQPQEAIHDIDEPNIVSLISHFADDNLTIVRNLSTGLALAGVLVIARSIKLTSKFGAVAEIPVHFIRGNVSLQGRVRTVSDHGLEIEHIPVVLPILSRLLSKRVCSSSLAVRLAGVEPTAEGQLWLRRHLAPAQVVWFKLISREDHVLHCLVSHRKGAFWSLCVNEELLRLGLARTVPLFGVAPGSRLYWRLYRRLLRAEFKAEKKGLGLWKEAGFWERASDSVRYNRLISAVKRLFGRT; encoded by the exons ATGCCGGGAACTGAGAGCCGCGCAGACCGACAGCCACAGGAAGCAATCCATGACATAGATGAACCAAACATAGTGTCTTTAATATCACATTTCGCTGATGACAATCTGACTATTGTGCGG AACCTCAGCACTGGCCTGGCCCTTGCTGGTGTTTTAGTTATAGCGAGGAGTATCAAACTG ACCAGCAAGTTTGGAGCGGTGGCTGAGATCCCGGTTCACTTCATCAGGGGTAACGTCAGCCTGCAAGGGCGAGTCCGCACTGTTTCAGACCACGGCCTGGAAATAGAGCACATCCCCGTCGTGCTTCCCATCCTATCGCGCCTGCTTTCCAAAC gtgtgtgttctTCTTCTCTGGCGGTGCGTCTGGCGGGGGTGGAGCCCACAGCTGAGGGGCAGCTCTGGCTGCGGAGACACCTGGCCCCCGCCCAGGTCGTCTGGTTCAAACTGATCAGCAGAGAGGACCACGTACTCCACTGTCTGGTGTCCCATAGGAAG ggggcgttCTGGAGCCTCTGTGTGAACGAGGAGTTGCTCCGGCTGGGCCTGGCCCGCACCGTCCCGCTGTTTGGAGTGGCCCCGGGCTCCCGTCTCTATTGGCGTCTCTACAGGAGGCTGCTGAGGGCCGAGTTCAAGGCAGAGAAGAAGGGCCTGGGACTGTGGAAGGAGGCGGGTTTCTGGGAGAGAGCCTCCGACTCTGTCAGGTACAACAGGCTGATCAGCGCTGTGAAGAGACTCTTCGGGAGAACGTGA
- the c18h3orf33 gene encoding protein C3orf33 homolog isoform X1, which produces MPGTESRADRQPQEAIHDIDEPNIVSLISHFADDNLTIVRNLSTGLALAGVLVIARSIKLTSKFGAVAEIPVHFIRGNVSLQGRVRTVSDHGLEIEHIPVVLPILSRLLSKRVCSSSLAVRLAGVEPTAEGQLWLRRHLAPAQVVWFKLISREDHVLHCLVSHRKQGAFWSLCVNEELLRLGLARTVPLFGVAPGSRLYWRLYRRLLRAEFKAEKKGLGLWKEAGFWERASDSVRYNRLISAVKRLFGRT; this is translated from the exons ATGCCGGGAACTGAGAGCCGCGCAGACCGACAGCCACAGGAAGCAATCCATGACATAGATGAACCAAACATAGTGTCTTTAATATCACATTTCGCTGATGACAATCTGACTATTGTGCGG AACCTCAGCACTGGCCTGGCCCTTGCTGGTGTTTTAGTTATAGCGAGGAGTATCAAACTG ACCAGCAAGTTTGGAGCGGTGGCTGAGATCCCGGTTCACTTCATCAGGGGTAACGTCAGCCTGCAAGGGCGAGTCCGCACTGTTTCAGACCACGGCCTGGAAATAGAGCACATCCCCGTCGTGCTTCCCATCCTATCGCGCCTGCTTTCCAAAC gtgtgtgttctTCTTCTCTGGCGGTGCGTCTGGCGGGGGTGGAGCCCACAGCTGAGGGGCAGCTCTGGCTGCGGAGACACCTGGCCCCCGCCCAGGTCGTCTGGTTCAAACTGATCAGCAGAGAGGACCACGTACTCCACTGTCTGGTGTCCCATAGGAAG cagggggcgttCTGGAGCCTCTGTGTGAACGAGGAGTTGCTCCGGCTGGGCCTGGCCCGCACCGTCCCGCTGTTTGGAGTGGCCCCGGGCTCCCGTCTCTATTGGCGTCTCTACAGGAGGCTGCTGAGGGCCGAGTTCAAGGCAGAGAAGAAGGGCCTGGGACTGTGGAAGGAGGCGGGTTTCTGGGAGAGAGCCTCCGACTCTGTCAGGTACAACAGGCTGATCAGCGCTGTGAAGAGACTCTTCGGGAGAACGTGA